A single region of the Mycobacterium lentiflavum genome encodes:
- the lpdA gene encoding dihydrolipoyl dehydrogenase: MTSHYDVVVLGAGPGGYVAAIRAAQLGLNTAIVEPKYWGGVCLNVGCIPSKALLRNAELAHIFTKEAKTFGISGEATFDYGVAFDRSRKVAEGRVAGVHFLMKKNKITEIHGYGRFTDSHTLSVDLNDGGSETVTFDNVIIATGSSTRLVPGTSLSENVVTYEKLILTRELPRSIVIAGAGAIGMEFGYVLKNYGVDVTIVEFLPRALPNEDADASKEIEKQFKKLGVKVLTGTKVESITDGGSEVTVTVSKDGKSEELKAEKVLQAIGFAPNVDGYGLDAAGVALTDRKAIGITDYMRTNVDHIYAIGDVTGKLQLAHVAEAQGVVAAETIAGAETLALGDYRMLPRATFCQPNVASFGLTEEQAREEGYDVVVAKFPFTANAKAHGVGDPSGFVKLIADAKYGELLGGHLVGHDVSELLPELTLAQKWDLTATELARNVHTHPTMSEALQECFHGLTGHMINF, translated from the coding sequence GTGACTTCTCACTATGACGTCGTTGTCCTTGGAGCTGGTCCCGGCGGATATGTCGCAGCGATTCGCGCCGCGCAGCTCGGCCTGAACACCGCAATCGTCGAACCGAAGTACTGGGGTGGAGTCTGCCTCAATGTCGGCTGCATCCCGTCCAAGGCGCTGCTGCGCAACGCCGAACTCGCGCACATCTTCACCAAGGAGGCCAAGACGTTTGGCATCAGCGGCGAGGCGACCTTCGACTACGGGGTCGCGTTCGATCGCAGCCGGAAAGTGGCCGAGGGACGCGTCGCCGGTGTGCACTTCCTGATGAAGAAGAACAAGATCACCGAGATCCACGGCTACGGGCGCTTCACCGACTCGCACACGCTGTCGGTCGATCTCAATGACGGTGGCAGCGAAACGGTCACGTTCGACAACGTCATCATCGCCACCGGCAGCAGCACCCGCCTGGTGCCGGGCACGTCGCTGTCGGAAAACGTGGTCACCTACGAGAAGCTGATCCTGACCCGGGAGCTGCCGCGGTCGATCGTCATCGCCGGGGCCGGCGCCATCGGCATGGAGTTCGGCTATGTGCTGAAGAACTACGGCGTCGATGTGACCATCGTCGAGTTCCTGCCGCGCGCGCTGCCCAACGAGGACGCCGACGCGTCCAAGGAGATCGAAAAGCAGTTCAAGAAATTGGGCGTCAAGGTCCTCACCGGAACCAAGGTCGAGTCCATCACCGACGGTGGTTCAGAGGTCACGGTCACCGTCAGCAAGGACGGTAAGTCCGAGGAGCTCAAGGCCGAAAAGGTGTTGCAGGCCATCGGTTTTGCGCCCAACGTCGACGGCTACGGATTGGACGCGGCCGGCGTCGCGCTGACCGATCGCAAGGCCATCGGGATCACCGACTACATGCGCACCAACGTCGACCACATCTACGCCATCGGCGACGTCACCGGAAAGCTCCAGCTGGCCCACGTCGCCGAAGCGCAAGGTGTGGTTGCGGCCGAAACCATCGCCGGCGCAGAGACTTTGGCGCTCGGCGACTACCGGATGCTGCCGCGTGCGACATTCTGCCAGCCGAACGTCGCGAGCTTCGGGCTGACCGAGGAGCAGGCCCGCGAGGAAGGCTACGACGTGGTGGTGGCCAAGTTCCCGTTCACCGCCAACGCCAAAGCGCATGGCGTGGGCGACCCCAGCGGTTTCGTCAAGCTGATCGCCGACGCCAAGTACGGCGAACTGCTGGGCGGCCACCTGGTCGGCCACGACGTGTCCGAGCTGCTGCCCGAACTCACCCTGGCGCAGAAGTGGGACCTGACCGCCACCGAGCTGGCCCGCAATGTGCACACCCACCCGACCATGTCCGAGGCGCTGCAGGAGTGCTTCCACGGCCTGACCGGTCACATGATCAACTTCTGA
- a CDS encoding prolyl oligopeptidase family serine peptidase: MTATNSDPDDPYLWLEDVTAEKALDWVRARNKPTMAQFCSGRYEADFERMRAEALEVLDTDARIPYVRRRGEYLYNFWRDATNPRGLWRRTTLDSYRGDAPEWDVLIDVDELGRTDDEKWVWAGATVIEPEFTRALVNLSRGGSDAVIVREFDMRTREFISDGFALPEAKSQIGWADPDTVLVGTDFGPDSLTESGYPRIVKRWRRGTPLSEAETVFSGRRTDVSVSGSADRTPGFERTFVGRAVDFWNEETYEIRGSELIRIDVPTDASTSIHRQWLLIELRSDWALDAATYRAGSLLAADYDEFLAGTAALQVVFEPDEHTCLHQTAWTRDRLLLVTLADVASRVEIVTPGTWQRQTIAGIPAAANTVIAAADDTGDEFFLDSSGFDIPSRLLRGTGAGKLEQIKSAPAFFDAENLDVKQYFVPSKDGTKIPYFVVRSRAIDGPGPTLLGGYGGFESSRTPGYSGVLGRLWLARGGTYVMANIRGGGEYGPRWHTQAMRENRHKVDEDFAAVADDLVNRGITSVAQLGAQGGSNGGLLMGIMLTKYPEKFGALVCDVPLLDMKRYHLLLAGASWVAEYGDPDNPDDWDFISKYSPYQNISATRQYPPVLFTTSTRDDRVHPGHARKMVAALQAAGHRVWLYENIEGGHAGAADNEQAAFKSALSYSFLWRTLGGQP, encoded by the coding sequence ATGACGGCAACTAATTCCGACCCCGACGACCCGTACCTGTGGCTTGAGGATGTCACCGCCGAAAAGGCACTGGATTGGGTGCGGGCCCGCAACAAACCGACGATGGCGCAGTTCTGCAGTGGCCGATACGAGGCGGACTTCGAACGGATGCGCGCCGAGGCGCTGGAGGTTCTCGACACCGACGCCCGCATCCCCTACGTGCGACGCCGCGGCGAATACCTGTACAACTTCTGGCGCGACGCCACCAATCCGCGCGGGCTCTGGCGGCGCACCACGCTGGACAGCTACCGCGGCGACGCCCCCGAGTGGGACGTACTGATCGATGTCGACGAGCTCGGTCGCACCGACGACGAGAAGTGGGTGTGGGCCGGCGCCACGGTCATCGAGCCGGAGTTCACCCGCGCGTTGGTCAATCTGTCTCGCGGCGGCTCGGACGCGGTGATCGTGCGCGAATTCGACATGCGCACACGCGAATTCATCTCCGACGGGTTCGCGCTACCGGAAGCCAAGTCGCAGATCGGCTGGGCCGACCCGGATACGGTGCTGGTCGGCACCGACTTCGGCCCCGATTCGCTGACCGAATCCGGATACCCGCGCATCGTGAAGCGATGGCGGCGCGGCACCCCGTTGAGCGAGGCCGAAACGGTCTTCTCCGGCAGGCGTACCGACGTCAGCGTGTCCGGCAGCGCCGATCGCACGCCAGGCTTCGAACGCACCTTCGTCGGTCGCGCGGTCGACTTCTGGAACGAAGAGACCTACGAGATACGCGGGTCGGAACTGATCCGCATCGACGTGCCCACCGACGCGAGCACGTCGATACACCGTCAATGGTTGTTGATCGAGCTGCGCAGCGATTGGGCGCTCGACGCCGCTACCTATCGAGCCGGCTCACTGCTGGCGGCCGACTACGACGAATTCCTCGCCGGGACAGCCGCTTTGCAGGTGGTCTTCGAACCAGACGAGCACACCTGCCTGCACCAGACGGCGTGGACCCGCGACCGGCTGTTGCTGGTGACACTGGCCGACGTCGCCAGCCGGGTCGAAATCGTCACGCCCGGCACCTGGCAGCGACAAACGATCGCCGGCATCCCAGCAGCGGCCAACACGGTCATCGCGGCCGCCGACGACACCGGCGACGAATTCTTCTTGGATTCAAGCGGATTCGATATTCCTTCACGGCTGCTGCGCGGCACCGGTGCCGGGAAGCTCGAGCAGATCAAGTCTGCGCCGGCATTCTTCGATGCCGAAAACCTGGACGTGAAGCAGTATTTCGTGCCGTCGAAGGACGGGACAAAGATCCCGTACTTCGTGGTGCGCTCACGCGCGATCGACGGCCCCGGCCCCACCCTGCTGGGCGGTTACGGCGGTTTCGAATCCTCCAGGACGCCCGGATACAGCGGGGTGTTGGGCCGGCTGTGGCTGGCCCGCGGCGGCACCTACGTGATGGCCAACATTCGCGGCGGCGGCGAGTACGGGCCCCGCTGGCATACCCAGGCGATGCGCGAGAACCGGCACAAGGTCGACGAGGATTTCGCCGCCGTGGCAGACGATTTGGTGAACCGCGGCATCACCAGTGTCGCGCAACTGGGCGCCCAGGGTGGCAGCAACGGCGGGCTGCTGATGGGCATCATGTTGACCAAGTACCCGGAGAAATTCGGCGCGCTGGTCTGCGATGTGCCGCTGCTGGACATGAAGCGCTACCACCTGTTGCTGGCCGGCGCGTCGTGGGTGGCCGAGTACGGCGATCCGGACAACCCCGATGACTGGGATTTCATCTCCAAATACTCGCCGTACCAGAACATTTCGGCGACACGTCAATACCCTCCGGTGCTGTTCACCACGTCCACGCGCGACGACCGGGTGCATCCCGGCCACGCCCGCAAGATGGTCGCGGCACTGCAGGCCGCGGGTCATCGGGTCTGGTTGTACGAGAATATCGAGGGTGGGCACGCGGGTGCGGCGGACAATGAGCAAGCCGCTTTCAAATCGGCCCTGAGTTATTCGTTCCTATGGCGGACGCTGGGAGGCCAACCGTGA
- a CDS encoding crotonase/enoyl-CoA hydratase family protein → MPDFETLLYKTSGPVATITLNRPEHLNTIVPPMPDEIEAAIGLAERDPGVKVIVLRGAGRAFSGGYDFGGGFQHWGESMMTDGKWDPGKDFAMVSARATGPTQKFMAIWRASKPVIAQVHGWCVGGASDYALCADIIIASEDAVIGTPYSRMWGAYLTGMWLYRLSLAKAKWHSLTGRPLSGVQAAEIELINEAVPFDRLEARVAEIAAELAHIPLSQLQAQKLIVNQAYENMGLASTQTLGGILDGLMRNTPDALGFINTAQTQGVRAAVQHRDGPFGDYSQAPPDLRPDPTHVIVPDSDS, encoded by the coding sequence ATGCCCGACTTCGAGACTCTGCTGTACAAGACCTCCGGTCCGGTCGCGACCATCACGCTGAACCGCCCCGAGCACCTCAACACGATCGTGCCGCCGATGCCCGACGAGATCGAGGCCGCCATCGGCCTCGCCGAGCGGGATCCGGGAGTCAAGGTCATCGTGCTGCGCGGCGCCGGCCGGGCGTTCTCCGGCGGCTACGACTTCGGTGGCGGATTCCAGCACTGGGGCGAGTCGATGATGACCGACGGGAAGTGGGATCCGGGCAAGGACTTCGCGATGGTCAGCGCCCGTGCGACCGGGCCCACGCAGAAATTCATGGCGATCTGGCGGGCGTCCAAGCCGGTGATCGCGCAGGTGCACGGCTGGTGTGTCGGCGGCGCGAGCGATTACGCGTTGTGCGCCGACATCATCATCGCCAGTGAAGACGCCGTCATCGGCACTCCTTATAGCCGGATGTGGGGTGCGTACCTGACCGGCATGTGGCTCTACCGCCTGAGCCTGGCCAAGGCCAAGTGGCATTCGCTGACCGGCCGGCCGCTGTCCGGCGTCCAGGCCGCCGAAATCGAGCTGATCAACGAGGCGGTGCCGTTCGACCGCCTCGAGGCCCGGGTCGCAGAGATCGCCGCCGAGCTGGCACACATCCCACTGTCGCAGCTGCAGGCGCAGAAGCTGATCGTCAACCAGGCCTACGAGAACATGGGACTGGCCTCCACCCAAACGCTGGGCGGCATCCTGGACGGTCTGATGCGTAATACGCCCGACGCGCTCGGCTTCATCAACACCGCCCAAACCCAGGGCGTCCGGGCCGCGGTGCAGCACCGCGACGGCCCGTTCGGCGACTACAGCCAGGCCCCCCCTGACCTGCGACCCGATCCCACGCACGTCATCGTCCCTGATAGCGATAGCTAA
- a CDS encoding putative holin codes for MIPLPRPWLLASAMLIGTAVGFLAGVASTVLVHTQLRPGVVIALVVGLPSVIGLLTILFSGRRWVTTLGAFILAIAPGWFGVLAALEVTSGG; via the coding sequence GTGATACCGCTACCCCGGCCCTGGCTGCTGGCCAGCGCGATGCTGATCGGCACCGCGGTCGGGTTCCTGGCGGGGGTGGCCTCGACGGTGCTGGTCCACACTCAGCTGCGGCCCGGCGTCGTCATCGCGCTGGTGGTCGGTCTGCCCAGTGTGATCGGGTTGCTGACGATCCTGTTCTCGGGGCGCCGGTGGGTGACCACGCTGGGCGCGTTCATTCTGGCCATCGCACCCGGCTGGTTCGGGGTACTCGCCGCCCTCGAGGTGACCTCCGGTGGCTGA
- a CDS encoding carboxymuconolactone decarboxylase family protein — protein MSGTPAGQLARIPSSTKLRRLGPINWLLAKGAARKLQAPEMHLFTTLGQRQGLFWAWSLYGGRLLRGRLPRMDTELVILRVAHLRSSEYELQHHRKMGRRFGLDAHMQAAIFAWPDAPDGDGPRVILSARQQALLNATDELIKNRSISEDTWRQLAMHLDRHRLIEFCLLATQYDGLAATISALNIELDNPR, from the coding sequence ATGAGCGGCACGCCGGCCGGCCAGCTCGCCCGCATCCCGTCGTCCACCAAGTTACGCCGGCTGGGTCCGATCAACTGGCTGCTCGCCAAAGGCGCCGCGCGCAAATTGCAGGCACCCGAAATGCACCTGTTCACCACGCTCGGTCAGCGCCAAGGATTGTTCTGGGCGTGGTCGCTCTACGGCGGCCGGCTGCTGCGTGGCCGGTTGCCGCGGATGGATACCGAACTGGTGATCCTGCGCGTCGCGCATTTGCGTTCGAGCGAATACGAGCTGCAGCACCATCGGAAGATGGGACGCCGATTCGGTCTGGACGCTCACATGCAGGCAGCGATTTTCGCTTGGCCCGACGCTCCGGACGGCGACGGACCCCGGGTGATATTGAGCGCCCGGCAACAGGCGCTGCTGAACGCGACGGATGAGCTGATCAAGAACCGGTCCATCAGCGAGGACACTTGGCGACAACTCGCGATGCACCTCGACCGGCACCGGCTCATCGAATTCTGCTTGCTCGCAACGCAATACGATGGGCTGGCCGCGACGATATCCGCGTTGAACATCGAGTTGGACAACCCGAGATAG
- a CDS encoding DUF779 domain-containing protein, with protein MRAPATPAGVVITDAAADLLARLQDRHGPVMFHQSGGCCDGSSPMCYPRGDFLVGDRDVLLGVLDLGADGVAVWISGPQYAAWKHTQLVIDVVPGRGGGFSLEAPEGVRFLSRGRVFTDEEKAQLDAVPVITGAAYERGERPSTRGPVIDEAVPETCPPRSP; from the coding sequence ATGCGCGCTCCGGCGACCCCGGCAGGTGTCGTCATCACCGATGCCGCCGCCGACCTGCTGGCTCGGCTGCAGGACCGGCACGGGCCGGTGATGTTTCACCAGTCCGGCGGCTGCTGCGACGGGTCGTCACCGATGTGCTATCCGCGCGGCGACTTCCTCGTCGGGGACCGCGACGTGCTGCTGGGCGTCCTCGATCTGGGAGCCGACGGCGTCGCGGTGTGGATCTCGGGTCCGCAGTACGCGGCCTGGAAACACACCCAGCTGGTCATCGACGTGGTGCCCGGCCGCGGCGGCGGATTCAGCCTGGAGGCACCCGAGGGGGTGCGGTTTCTCAGCCGCGGCCGCGTCTTCACCGACGAGGAGAAAGCCCAGCTAGACGCCGTCCCGGTGATCACCGGCGCCGCGTATGAGCGAGGCGAGCGACCGTCGACTAGGGGACCGGTGATTGACGAAGCCGTGCCGGAAACGTGCCCGCCTCGTAGTCCGTGA
- the exaC gene encoding acetaldehyde dehydrogenase ExaC — translation MTVFARPGSSGALMSYESRYDNFIGGEWVAPAKGLYFENPTPVTGQTFCEVARSDEADIDKALDAAHAAAPAWAKTSPAERATVLNKIADRIEANKDSLALAEVWENGKPIRETLAADIPLAADHFRYFAAAIRAQEGSLSQIDDDTVAYHFHEPLGVVGQIIPWNFPILMGAWKLAPALAAGNTVVLKPAEQTPASILYLMSLIADVIPPGVVNIVSGFGVEAGKPLASSDRIAKVSFTGETTTGRLIMQYASQNLIPVTLELGGKSPNIFFSDVMAANDNFQDKALEGFTMFALNQGEVCTCPSRSLIQSDIHDEFLELAAIRTKAVRQGDPLDTETMIGSQASNDQLEKILSYVEIGKGEGAKVITGGERAELGGDLSGGYYMQPTIFSGNNKMRVFQEEIFGPVVTVTSFTDFDDAMSIANDTLYGLGAGVWSRDGNTAYRAGREIKAGRVWVNCYHLYPPHSAFGGYKQSGFGRETHQMALDHYQQTKNLLVSYADKAQGFF, via the coding sequence ATGACTGTCTTCGCACGCCCGGGTTCCAGCGGGGCCCTGATGTCGTATGAATCGCGGTACGACAACTTCATCGGGGGTGAGTGGGTCGCACCCGCCAAGGGTCTCTACTTCGAGAACCCGACGCCGGTGACCGGCCAAACGTTTTGCGAAGTGGCGCGCTCCGACGAGGCCGACATCGACAAGGCGCTCGATGCCGCTCACGCAGCCGCCCCGGCCTGGGCCAAGACCTCACCGGCCGAGCGGGCCACGGTGCTGAACAAGATCGCGGATCGTATTGAAGCGAACAAGGATTCGTTGGCACTTGCCGAAGTCTGGGAGAACGGCAAGCCGATCCGCGAGACGCTGGCCGCCGACATCCCGCTGGCCGCCGACCATTTCCGGTATTTCGCCGCCGCGATTCGCGCCCAGGAAGGCTCGCTGTCGCAGATCGACGACGACACCGTCGCCTACCACTTCCACGAGCCGCTCGGGGTCGTCGGGCAGATCATCCCGTGGAACTTCCCGATCCTGATGGGTGCCTGGAAGCTGGCGCCGGCGCTGGCCGCCGGCAACACGGTGGTGCTCAAGCCCGCCGAACAGACGCCGGCGTCGATCCTCTACCTGATGTCGTTGATCGCCGACGTGATTCCGCCTGGTGTGGTCAACATCGTCAGCGGATTCGGCGTCGAGGCCGGCAAACCGCTGGCGTCCAGCGACCGGATCGCCAAGGTCTCGTTCACCGGGGAGACCACCACGGGCCGGCTGATCATGCAGTACGCGTCGCAGAACCTGATCCCGGTCACGCTGGAGCTCGGCGGCAAGAGCCCTAACATCTTCTTCTCCGACGTGATGGCCGCCAACGACAACTTCCAGGACAAGGCCCTCGAGGGCTTCACGATGTTCGCCCTCAACCAGGGCGAGGTGTGCACCTGCCCGTCGCGCAGCCTGATCCAGTCCGACATTCACGACGAGTTCCTGGAGCTGGCTGCGATCCGGACCAAGGCGGTGCGGCAGGGCGACCCGCTGGACACCGAGACCATGATCGGTTCGCAGGCCTCCAACGATCAGCTGGAAAAGATCCTGTCTTATGTCGAGATCGGCAAGGGGGAGGGCGCCAAGGTCATCACTGGCGGTGAACGTGCCGAACTCGGCGGTGACCTGTCCGGCGGCTACTACATGCAGCCGACCATCTTCTCGGGCAACAACAAGATGCGCGTCTTCCAGGAGGAGATCTTCGGGCCGGTCGTGACGGTGACGTCGTTCACCGATTTCGACGACGCGATGAGCATCGCCAACGACACCCTCTACGGCCTGGGTGCCGGCGTGTGGAGCCGCGACGGCAACACGGCCTATCGCGCCGGCCGCGAGATCAAGGCCGGCCGCGTGTGGGTCAACTGCTACCACCTGTACCCGCCGCACTCGGCGTTCGGCGGCTACAAACAATCCGGGTTTGGCCGCGAGACCCACCAGATGGCGCTCGACCACTACCAGCAGACCAAGAACCTGTTGGTGTCCTACGCCGACAAGGCGCAGGGCTTCTTCTGA
- a CDS encoding cytochrome c biogenesis protein DipZ yields MHTIALIGLLGGLITGISPCILPVLPVIFLSSMDGSGSKASSRGLTSAMRPYLVIAGLVCSFSLATLIGSALLSALHLPQDAIRWTALVVLTLIGLGLIFPPLQHLIERPFAFLPQRQSSGSTDGFGLGLTLGALYVPCAGPVLAAIVVAGGTTSLGPATFVLTATFALGNAIPLLAFALAGRQVAQRVTAFRRRQRQVQIAGGIVMIVLAVALVFNLPALLQRAVPDYTTAMQNRLGANDIQRSLIPSRPPGPTTGSVLELNQGNTSNGLPSNCTDGATELQQCGQAPAITGITGWLNTPDGKPLDPASVRGKVVLIDFWAYSCINCQRAIPHVVDWYNRYRDSGLVVIGVHTPEYAFERVPGNVASGAAGLHIDYPIALDNDYATWNAFNNMYWPAEYLIDGNGTLRHTKFGEGDYDGTEKLIRQLLVDANPNVALPAPANGADTTPKTNLTPETYLAPDKATTYGGDGSYQAGTAGFGFPAQLANDRFALRGRWTLDDQGITAESDDAAIRLNYTAKNVFVVVGGTGTITMTRDGKTTVTPIGGVPTLHEIVSDGGAHRDQLDLQVSKGLQVFSFTFG; encoded by the coding sequence ATGCACACAATTGCGCTCATCGGCTTGCTCGGTGGCCTGATCACCGGCATCTCGCCATGCATCCTGCCCGTGCTTCCGGTGATCTTTCTGTCCAGCATGGACGGCAGCGGCAGCAAAGCCAGCAGTCGCGGTTTGACTTCGGCGATGCGCCCCTACTTGGTGATCGCTGGCCTGGTGTGCAGCTTCAGCCTGGCCACCCTGATCGGCTCCGCGCTGTTGTCGGCACTGCATCTGCCGCAGGACGCCATCCGGTGGACCGCCCTGGTGGTGCTCACCCTGATCGGCCTGGGTTTGATCTTCCCGCCACTGCAACACCTGATCGAGCGGCCGTTCGCCTTTCTACCGCAACGCCAAAGCAGCGGCAGCACAGATGGTTTCGGTCTGGGACTGACGTTGGGTGCCCTGTATGTACCGTGCGCCGGGCCGGTGCTGGCCGCGATCGTGGTCGCGGGCGGCACGACGTCGCTCGGGCCGGCCACGTTCGTGTTGACCGCCACGTTCGCGCTCGGCAACGCGATACCGCTGTTGGCTTTTGCGCTGGCCGGACGGCAAGTCGCGCAACGGGTTACGGCCTTCCGCCGTCGTCAACGCCAGGTCCAGATCGCCGGCGGAATCGTGATGATCGTGCTCGCGGTGGCGCTGGTGTTCAACCTGCCCGCCCTACTGCAGCGCGCCGTTCCCGACTACACGACTGCTATGCAGAATCGATTGGGCGCCAACGATATCCAACGCTCGCTGATCCCGAGCCGCCCACCGGGGCCGACCACCGGTAGCGTGCTGGAACTGAATCAGGGCAACACCAGTAACGGGCTGCCCAGCAACTGCACCGACGGCGCTACCGAGCTGCAGCAGTGCGGGCAGGCCCCGGCCATCACCGGCATCACCGGATGGCTCAACACCCCGGACGGCAAACCGCTCGACCCCGCCTCGGTGCGGGGCAAGGTCGTCCTGATCGACTTCTGGGCCTACTCCTGCATCAACTGCCAACGCGCCATCCCGCACGTCGTCGATTGGTACAACCGGTATCGCGACAGCGGATTGGTGGTCATCGGGGTGCACACCCCCGAGTACGCCTTCGAGCGGGTCCCCGGCAACGTCGCCAGCGGTGCCGCCGGCTTGCACATCGACTACCCCATCGCGCTGGACAACGACTACGCGACCTGGAACGCCTTCAACAACATGTACTGGCCGGCCGAATACCTGATCGACGGGAACGGAACGCTGCGGCACACCAAGTTCGGCGAAGGCGACTACGACGGCACCGAGAAGCTGATCCGCCAACTGCTGGTGGACGCCAATCCGAACGTGGCCCTGCCCGCGCCGGCCAACGGGGCCGACACCACCCCGAAGACCAACCTCACCCCCGAGACCTACCTGGCGCCCGACAAAGCCACCACCTACGGCGGTGACGGCAGCTATCAGGCGGGTACCGCCGGGTTCGGCTTTCCGGCGCAGCTGGCCAACGACAGATTCGCCCTGCGCGGCCGGTGGACCCTCGACGACCAGGGCATCACCGCCGAAAGCGACGACGCCGCGATCCGGCTGAACTACACGGCCAAGAACGTCTTCGTCGTCGTCGGCGGCACCGGAACCATCACCATGACCCGCGATGGGAAAACCACCGTCACACCGATCGGCGGCGTCCCCACACTGCACGAAATCGTGTCCGATGGCGGTGCGCATCGTGATCAACTCGACCTGCAAGTCAGCAAGGGTCTGCAGGTGTTTTCGTTCACTTTCGGCTAG
- a CDS encoding DUF5078 domain-containing protein → MSRLSSCLRAGAMFFAMGMAAVTVPATAGADSTEDFPIPRRMINTTCDAEQILAATRDTSPVYYQRYMIDFNNHPNVQQATIDKAHWFYSLAPQDRRGYSENFYAPVSDPLWVAWPNHMKIFFNNKGVVAKSTDICNQYPPGDMSVWNWA, encoded by the coding sequence ATGTCTCGGCTGAGTTCGTGCCTGCGCGCAGGCGCTATGTTCTTTGCAATGGGGATGGCCGCTGTGACCGTCCCGGCGACCGCGGGGGCGGACTCCACGGAGGACTTCCCGATCCCCCGCCGGATGATCAACACCACGTGTGACGCCGAGCAGATCCTGGCGGCCACCCGGGACACCAGCCCGGTGTACTACCAGCGGTACATGATCGACTTCAACAACCACCCGAACGTCCAGCAGGCGACGATCGACAAGGCGCACTGGTTCTACTCGTTGGCGCCGCAGGACCGTCGCGGCTACTCCGAGAACTTCTACGCGCCGGTCTCCGACCCGCTGTGGGTGGCCTGGCCCAACCACATGAAGATCTTCTTCAACAACAAGGGTGTCGTCGCCAAGTCGACCGACATCTGCAATCAGTACCCGCCCGGCGACATGTCGGTCTGGAACTGGGCGTAA